In Bifidobacterium adolescentis ATCC 15703, the sequence GCACCATCATCGACAGCATGCGTGTGGCGGCCCATAATCTCGACGCACAGACCAAGGAGCTGCTCAGCGCGGTCGACGCGGCCATGGCGGACGATTTCAGCCAGCATGCGGCGCAATGGCTGCTGCAGGTGGACGATCCGACGCAGGTGAACGAGCTCATCGACCGATACGGCAAACAGCGTGAGTATTCGTCGATGCGGGAAATGCTCACCGGACTGGAATCATTGCACAAGCTGCGCTCGGACGTGAAGCAGCAGGTCTCGTCCGCGGTCAGCAATCTGCACAGCGAGGAAGCCTCGGCGGCTGCGATCGCCGTACCTGAGCGCAACGGCGATCTCGATCCGGCCGGATGGTACACGCTCGCCACGAACGTGGTATCAACGATGGGCGTGCAGATCGAGCAGACCATGGAATTCAACTGCGGCGGCCAGTCAGGTGAGAATCCGAACGGATTCGTGGCGGCCTATTACTGCCAGATGCCCGACCGCACGCAGCGGGATGTCGTGCATATCCTCACCACGCACCCAGGTTGGACGCAGACCGCGCGAAGCCCTTGGCTGGTGGACATGGTCAAGCACGAGCTCTCGCACCGTTCGATCATGGTCTCCTGCGGCACCACCCAACCGACGATCGCGGCCGACCGCACCGAGGCGGTGACGAATTCCTATTCGGTGCTGTTTTTCGGGGCCGATCGCAACCGCATCGCCGACCAGCAGCAGGGCGTCGCCGAATACGCGATGGATGCGCACAGCGACCAGCTGGCCACAGCCATCCACGATGGCAATTGCGGGTGATGTGAGTCGGTTTCCGCTTGGCGACTATTGCACATCCTTGAATTCGATAGTCCAGTTCTTCGCGTCGTCGCCAAGCACATTGCGCACATACTGCTCTAGAATAGTCCACGCGCGAGCTTCGGCTTGGGCAAGCAACGCCGAATCGGTTTTCGCCTGCTTCAGCATGCTTTGCTGGGCCTTATCAAACATTTCCGTTTTCTCTTCGGCGGTAATCGAAGTGGCGAAACCAGTGCTCACCAGCGGTTTGCTGAACGACTTCTCATTTACGTCCGGATCATCCAACACGTGAGCTGGAGGCACGGTAATGATTACTTTATGACCGTTGGCATCTGGACTAATTGTTACTTTATCGGCATCAATACCGTACTTCACGATGCCACTGTATTCCATCCACATACGTTTGTAGCCATTATTGAAAAACCACGATCCCTCATGACTGAGCTTGGCCGTGTTGTGGTAATAACATTTTAATGTGGCCATCTGTGCGATATACGTGGCATTCGAGAAAGTTGGGATAGCTTCTTTCTTTTCCTCGCCGCACCCTACAGCAGAACATGCAAGCGTAGCAACACATAATGCGGCAATCGCACGTTTCATGGAACGATTATTCGTCAGCATGCGCGGTCTCCTTAGTGAGCTTTACGGTCTCGGCCTTCTGCAATTTGTATCCTTTTGCTTCCACGAGATCCTTGGTCAACGCATCCACAGTTTGTTCAAGATTGCTGGCAGCAATAGAAATAATGTCTCCGTTTGTCTTGGTTTCCTGTTGCGCATCCTGCTTGCAAAGCTTGATCACCTCATCAATTTCAACGGACGGATTGTTCTCGAAAAAGTCGAGGCTGCCGCTATCAACCACGACGTCCCCAATAGTCGGCTTCGGCAGAATCGGAGTGACGGTCTTCGCGGTATCGTCCACTTCGAACGTGATATCGCTCATCTTGACGCCAGCAGTCACCGTCGCCTCATATGCAACATGCCACTTGTCCTTACCAGCATTGTCTTTCTTTACAGCAACACCGCCATAATGGAATTTCGCGGTCGATAGATCGTCGATATTCACAGCCGCCTGCAACTGGCTTTCCACACTGATGGTAGATTCGGTCCTTGCATTGTCAAAAACAGGTTTAACGACACCGTTCCACACAAACAGGACAACTGCAACAGTGACAATTGCCGCAACAGCGCCAAACAACACCTTACGCAACTTTTTTGCACTGAGATCGCCGAACAACCTATCGCAAAGACCGCCCCGCCTCCTTCGACTCCCGTCATTTCTCGCCAACGCACATTCCTTTCACGGTTCTCTTCCGTCAACAATTCTATCCCCGCACGCAAATACATAGGGACGTCACAAACGTCTCAGGAAATAATACGGGGAAGCCCATCTCGTGGAATGATTATCGGAAATAATCCGATATTTGATGACGTTTCATCATAATGAAAATGCCCGCCATGTCTTCCTGCAAGGCAGGACAGCACACATACCACTTACTACTTCCACGCCGGCTTAAACATTCGGATGGGATACTCAAAAGAGCGTGGAAGAGGCGACCTGCTATTCAGCACACGAAATGCTGCAGCCGAACGTACAATGGTCGCCCCATGTCTTCGCTATTCGGCGATACCGTTTTTGGACTAAATCAGCCAATCGGTCACGTCCTTCTCGGAAACAGATTCCGAGAAACGGTGCCCGGTAAGCCATGTACCGCTGCCTGCCATTTTCTGGAGCGTGGATGCACTGTTGCCGATATCGGAGCTGGCGGAAGTGCAGAACGGAATGATCGTCTTACCTGCGAAATCGTTGGATTTGACGGAATCGTTCACCAGCCAAACAGGTGCCATCCACCAAATCGGGAAGCCCAGATACACAGTGCTGCCGGCACCGACCATGTCATGGACCGGAATCATTCGCGGCCGGCACGTTCCTTGACATAACCGACGAAGCGGTCGACCGCCTCAGGGGTGTCGTGGCGAAAGAACATGCTGGTCTTGGTGTCAAGGCCCGCGATGGTTGCCATCTCGCTGTCGGAGAGCCGGAAATCGAAAATGTTCAGGTTTTCTTCCATGCGCTCCTTGTGCGTGGACTTGGGCAGAGCAACGATGTCGCGCTGGGTGAGCCAACGCAGGATCACCTGCGCGACGGACTTGCCATGCGCCTCGCCGATCCTGGCCAGGGTGGGATTGGAGAACATGTTCTGCATGCCCTCCCCGAACGGAGCCCATGCTTCCTGAGCCACGCCCCGCTTGACCATGTTCTTGCGAGCTTCGATCTGCTGGTTGAGCGGATTAGTCTCGACCTGATCGACCATCGGGGCGATCTCATTGAAGGCGACCATATCGGCCAGACGATCCGGATAGAAGTTACTCACGCCGATGGCGCGGATCACGCCGTCCTTGTAGAGCTTTTCGAGTGCACGCCACGCGCCGTAGGTATCGGAAAACGGCTGGTGCAGTAACACCAGATCGAGATAGTCGGTGCCAAGCTTCTTCAAGGACACATCGACGGACCTCAGCGTGTTCTCATAGCCGTAATTGCTGATCCAGATCTTGGTAGTGAGGAACAGATCCTTACGATCGATACCGGAATCCTTGATTCCTTGGCCGACTTCGGCCTCGTTGAAGTACGACTGTGCGGTGTCGATATGGCGGTACCCGGTCTCGATGGCCTCGCGCACGCAGCGAGGAGCATCGTCCTTGCTGATCTGGAAGACGCCGTATCCGATCTTCGGAATCTCAATACCGTTGGCAAGTTTCACGTATTCCACTGTTTTTCCTTCCATAAATTCGTCGGTATTCAGTGCCGGCATGTATGCCGTTCTGACCCCCACGATAAAATCCGGTAGCTGCTACCGGTCAAATTACGGCACGCCGGTACTATCTACCGGTATTAATAACCGGAAATGTGACATGATAGGTACAAACAAAAAGAACAATGCGCCTCAAGCCCGACCCCATCCGGCGGCACCCGCCGAACGTCCTGCCGCGCAGCGTCCGAAAGGAGCCACGTATGGCAATCACGGCAGTGCCACTCCATAAGAACATGAAAACCTATACGATGAAGCAGGCCTGCAAACTAACCGGCATGAATTACGAAGCATTGAAGTTCTATTGCAATTCAGGACTCGTGCCCGGTCTCAAACGAGACCAGAACAACCGACGCGTCTTCGACGAGCGATGCATCGC encodes:
- a CDS encoding DUF4230 domain-containing protein gives rise to the protein MLTNNRSMKRAIAALCVATLACSAVGCGEEKKEAIPTFSNATYIAQMATLKCYYHNTAKLSHEGSWFFNNGYKRMWMEYSGIVKYGIDADKVTISPDANGHKVIITVPPAHVLDDPDVNEKSFSKPLVSTGFATSITAEEKTEMFDKAQQSMLKQAKTDSALLAQAEARAWTILEQYVRNVLGDDAKNWTIEFKDVQ
- a CDS encoding DUF4230 domain-containing protein; protein product: MARNDGSRRRRGGLCDRLFGDLSAKKLRKVLFGAVAAIVTVAVVLFVWNGVVKPVFDNARTESTISVESQLQAAVNIDDLSTAKFHYGGVAVKKDNAGKDKWHVAYEATVTAGVKMSDITFEVDDTAKTVTPILPKPTIGDVVVDSGSLDFFENNPSVEIDEVIKLCKQDAQQETKTNGDIISIAASNLEQTVDALTKDLVEAKGYKLQKAETVKLTKETAHADE
- a CDS encoding flavodoxin, whose protein sequence is MIPVHDMVGAGSTVYLGFPIWWMAPVWLVNDSVKSNDFAGKTIIPFCTSASSDIGNSASTLQKMAGSGTWLTGHRFSESVSEKDVTDWLI
- a CDS encoding aldo/keto reductase; translation: MEGKTVEYVKLANGIEIPKIGYGVFQISKDDAPRCVREAIETGYRHIDTAQSYFNEAEVGQGIKDSGIDRKDLFLTTKIWISNYGYENTLRSVDVSLKKLGTDYLDLVLLHQPFSDTYGAWRALEKLYKDGVIRAIGVSNFYPDRLADMVAFNEIAPMVDQVETNPLNQQIEARKNMVKRGVAQEAWAPFGEGMQNMFSNPTLARIGEAHGKSVAQVILRWLTQRDIVALPKSTHKERMEENLNIFDFRLSDSEMATIAGLDTKTSMFFRHDTPEAVDRFVGYVKERAGRE